From the genome of Pseudomonas migulae:
GTATTGGGCGTCGGCGAATGGCGGGTATCTGACGCAAGGAACGCCCAGGACGTTGAAGGTGTCGGCGACTTTGGATTTCTGATCTGATTTCTGGGCGAACCGGCCACCGCTTTCGCGAGCAAGCCCGCTCCCACATTCGACCGTATTTCACTTTGAAAACGCGGTCGAATGTGGGAGCGGGGCTTGCTCGCGAACCGCGCAGCGGCCATTCACCAAAAATCCCTAAGCCCGACTGCGCAACCACTGCAAGAACCCCTTCTTCGCCACCACCTTCGGCGCTTCCTGGGTCAACGATTGGGCCTTGTGCAAACGGAAATCCAGCAGCGCCTTCATCGCTTCGCCGATGTCATGCCGCGCATCCAGGCAGGGTTTGAGGTAGTCCTTCTCGATCCGGTACAAACTGCAGGGGGTCTTGGCGGTGAAGTCCGCCGGCAGCGCCGTGTCCGAGAGGATCCCGCCCTCGCCGATCACTTCGCCCGGCCCCATGCGTCCGGATTCAAACTTGACTCCTGCGCGGCTCAGCGACACCGACACCACGCCGGATTCGATGATGAACAAATGATCGCTGACCTCCCCCGCCGGCAGGATCATTTCCCCGGGACGGAAAGTTTGCAGGCTCATGTGCTGGCTGAAGGTTTCTTTCTCTTCCTGGCGCAGGGTCGAGAAGATAGCCGAGCTTTCCAGCAACGCCCGCGGACGTGACAGCGCGGCCGGTGCATTCGATTCGACGCTGGACAACAGGCTCACGCCCGACGCTTGCAAGTGCCGGAACGCAAGGTCGAACAGCAGATTGCGCACCATGCGTTTCTGATCCATCGAAACCACGAAGCCGCTGATTTCGTATTCCACACCGGCGGCACTCGAACCTTTCAGTGAAACGCTCGGCGCCGGTTTGTTCAGCAGATAACGGCAACCTTCCATCGCCCGTTCCAGCGCATCGATCACCGTCTGCGGCCGTGCGTGCGGGCTGAGTTGCAGGCTGATCGACACGCCGAAAATATCGCTCGGCCGGCTGAAGTTGACGATCTTGGCTTTCGCCGCCAGCGAGTTGGGAATCACCGCCATGCTGCCCTGGGCGGTTTGCAGGCGCGTGGCGCGCCAGTCGATGTCGGTGACCCGGCCTTCGGTGCCGTCGATAGAGATCCAGTCATCCAGTTGATAGGGTTTGGTGGTGTTGAGGACAATCCCGGAGAACACGTCACTGAGGGTACTTTGCAACGCCAGGCCGACGATGATCGCCAACGCACCGGAGGTGGCCAGCACGCCTTTGACCGGCAGATCGAGCACGTAGGCCAGCGCCGCGATGATCGCGATCAGGAAAATCACCGCGCCGAGCAAATCCTGGAGCAAGCGCCCGGTATGCCCGACCCGCTGCATCATCACCGCACCGATCAACACCGTCAGGGTACGCGCGCCGAACAGCCACCAGCCAATCTGCAAACCGGTCGCCGCCAGGTGCAGCGGCACGTTGTCGGCCCACGGCGCGGGCTCCAGCGGGTTCAAACCCTCGTTGAACAGCAGCATGCTGAACAGCGCGAAAATCACCAGCCGCACCACCAATTTCCAGTTGCTGCCGCCGGCACTGATCAAGCGCCACAATCCCAGGTCGATCAGGATCAGGATCAGCGCGCAGATCAATGGATGATTGGTGAGCAGTGACAGCATCGAGCGACTCCAGCACAGGTACGGATGGGCACAGTGTAGGAGCAATTGATGCCTTCAGAACAACACAAAACACTGTGGGAGCGGGCTTGCTCGCGAAAGCGGTGTAACAGTCAACGCAGATGTTGAATGTTAGTCAGCCTTCGCGAGCAAGCCCGCTCCCACATTAGGTTTTGTTGTGTCAGTAATTACTTGCTATCGGTCAGCGCGTTGTAGCTGGTAAACAGGTTGCGGTAATCCGGGATGTGGTTGGAGAACAAGGTGCCCAAGCCTTCCACGTCGTTGCGCCAGTCGCGGTGCAGCTCACAGGCCAGGCCGAACCAGGTCATCAGTTGCGCACCGGAGGACGACATGCGGTCCCAGGCCGATTGGCGGGTCAGCTCGTTGAACGTGCCGGAAGCGTCGGTCACCACGAACACTTCAAAGCCTTCCGCCAGGGCCGACAGTGCCGGGAACGCCACGCACACCTCGGTCACCACCCCGGCGATGATCAGTTGCTTTTTGCCGGTGGCCTTGATCGCCTTGACGAAATCTTCGTTGTCCCAGGCATTGATCTGGCCAGGACGGGCGATGTAGGGCGCATCCGGGAACAGTGCCTTGAGTTCAGGCACCAGCGGACCGTTAGGGCCGGTTTCGAAACTGGTGGTCAGGATGGTCGGCAACTTGAAGTACTTGGCCAGGTCAGCCAGGGCCAGCACGTTGTTCTTGAAACGGTCCGGTTCGATGTCCCGCACCAGAGACAGCAGGCCCGCCTGATGATCCACCAACAGAACGGCGGCGTTATCCTTGTCGAGACGTTTGTAAGAAGTAGTCATTGCAGTAGTCCTCGCGTGTTATCGATGCCGAGTGGAAGTCGGCGTGGGGTACCCGGTTAGCGCTGGGAATCCAGCACTTCGTGTTCGTTCGCCACTTGCTGAGCCTTGAGGTAACTCTCGATCAGCAATTGATAATGCGGCATGGCCTGGGCATAGACAGCCGCCCACTGCTCGGCATCCGGACGGTTCCACGAGCCTTGCAGCTCAGAGAGCGTAGCCATGATGTCGATCGGCACCACCCCGGCTTGTGCCAAACGGGCAATGGTCAGATCAGTGGCCAGTTTCGAGTGGTTGCCGGAAGCGTCGACCACCGCAAACACTTTGTAGCCTTCATGCACCGCCGCGATGGACGGAAACGCCAGGCATACGCTGGTCAGGGTGCCGGCGATCACCAGGGTTCTCTTGCCGGTGGCTTTCACTGCCGCGTGAAACTCGGCATTGTCCCAAGCGTTGATTTCACCTTTGCGTGCCACGTATTGAGCATGCGGCGCAGCCTCGTGGATTTCCGGAATCAACGGCCCGTTCGGCCCTTGCGGTACGGAAGCGGTGGTGATCACCGGCATCTTCAGCAACGTCGCCGCTTTGGCCAGCGCGATGGCGTTGGCGCGCAGTTGCGGCACGTCCATGTCCTTGACGATCTGGAACAACCCGCTTTGGTGGTCGATCAGCAGCATCGCGCTGTCGTTGGGATCGATGGTCGGTTTCTGACCATTGAAGTTGGCCGCGTTGACGGTACTCATGTGCGTCTCCTCATTATTTCAGGCAACAGCCATCCCTGGCCTTAGAACCGGCCTACGCATCCTGTGTAGAGCGGGTTGTTGAACCTGTAGGGTTAACCGTGCATCTGGCCGAACCGACCGGACTGGAAGTCGGCAAAGGCCTGGTGAATCTCTTGCTCGCTGTTCATCACGAACGGGCCGTGGCCGACGATCGGTTCGTCGATCGGCTCGCCGCTGAGCAGCAACACCACTGCGTCGTTATTGGCTTCCAGACTGATCTGGTTGCCGTTGCGTTCGAACAACGCCAACTGCCCTTCGCGCACCAGTTCCAGGCCGTTGACCTGAACCGTGCCGCGCAGCACGACCAGCGCGGTGTTGCGGCCTTCAAGCAGATCGAGGGTCAGCAACTTGCCGCCGTTCAGGCGCAGGTCCCAGACGTCGACCGGGGTGAATGTCCGTGCAGGACCGGTATGGCCGTCGAACTCACCGGCGATCAGACGCAGGCTGCCGGCCTTGTCCTTGAGCGGGATGCTCGGAATGTCGCCGTCGAGAATCGTCTGGTAACCGGCATCGGCCATTTTGTCCTTGGCCGGCAGGTTGACCCACAGTTGCACCATTTCCAGAGTGCCGCCGGTTTTGGCGAACCCTTCGGAGTGGAATTCTTCGTGAAGAATCCCCGAGGCGGCGGTCATCCATTGCACATCGCCCGGGCCGATCTTGCCGCCGCTGCCGGTGGAGTCGCGGTGCTCCAGTTCGCCCTTATAAACGATAGTCACGGTTTCAAAACCGCGGTGCGGATGCTGACCAACGCCACGACGCTCGGTGGTCGGGGTGAACTCAGCGGGGCCGGCGTGATCCAGCAGCAAAAACGGGCTGATGTGTTTGCCCAGGTTGTCGTAGGAAAACAGCGTACGAACCGGAAAACCGTCGCCGACCCAATGGGTCCGTGGGCTGGTGTAGATGCCGATGATGTTTTTCATGCTGCCTCCAATTCTGTGGTTTGACGCGATGAACAAAGCTTAAAACCGAAGCCTTTAGTGCGCTAGACTGCAAAAATCAGCCTTAGCGTTCTATATGGAGAACGATGGTGGAAGATCTCAACACCCTCTACTACTTCACCCAAGTGGTGGAACATCAGGGTTTCGCCGCGGCCGGGCGGGCACTGGACATGCCCAAATCGAAGCTCAGCCGGCGCATCGCCGAGCTTGAAGAGCGCCTCGGCGTACGCCTGCTGCATCGCACCAGTCGGCATTGTTCGTTGACGGAAATCGGCCAGGCCTATTACCAGCGCTGCCTGGCCATGCGCGTCGAAGCGGAAAGCGCCGCCGAACTGATCGAACGCAACCGCTCCGAACCCCAGGGCCTGGTGCGCATCAGTTGCCCGACGGCGCTGCTCAATACCTGGGTCGGGCCGATGCTGACCCGCTACATGCTCAAGTACCCGCTGGTGGAATTGTTCATCGAGAGCACCAACCGCCGGGTCGACTTGATCCACGAGGGGTTCGACATTGCCCTGCGCGTTCGCTTTCCGCCGCTGGAAAACACCGACATGGTGATGAAGGTGCTGGGCAACAGCACTCAATGCCTGGTGGGCAGCCCGGCGTTCGCCGAACGGCTGTCGTCGCCCGCCTCCCCGGCCGACCTCAGCGGTTTACCGAGCGTGCACTGGGGCGCGGCGCAGCGTGAATACCAGTGGGAGTTGCTGGGCGCGGACGGCGCAAGTGCGCTGATTCGGCACGCGCCGCGCATGGTCACCGACGACCTGCTGGCCTTGCGTCACGCCGTGCTCGCGGGCATCGGCGTCGCGCACCTGCCCAGCGTGGTGGTACGCGATGACATCGCCGCCGGACGCCTGTTGGAACTGGTGCCAGGCTGGGCGCCCAAGTGCGGGATCGTCCACGCGATCTTCCCGTCGCGCCGTGGACTGCTGCCATCAGTGCGGGCGTTGATCGACTTTCTGGGGGAGGAATTCAGTCACAGCGATATTGCGTGAAGGACTCGACACACGGGGCTGGCGGAGTTTTTATTTCGGACATAATATCAGCGCAGATTACAACCATAATATCAGCGCCCGTCCGAGGACATGATCATGCAAAGCCCCAACCGAGAAGCCACCCTCGCCCAATGGATTGCCCAGGAAGACGCCATGCGCGCACGTCTGGCCGGCCCGGGCAGTCTGTCGATGGCCGAGGTCAGCGCGCTGTCGCCCACCGAGTTTTTCAACGGCATCGGCAACGGTGAACTGCCCTCGCCGCCCATCGGCACGCTGATGGATTTCATCCCCATCGAATGGTCGGCCGGGCTGTTCATCTTCCAGGGCACGCCGGATTCGCGGCATTACAACCCGCTGGGCAGCGTGCATGGCGGTTATGCGGCGACCTTGCTGGACTCGTGCATGGGGTGCGCCATTCACACGCAGCTGAAAAAGGGCCAGGGGTATACGACGCTGGATCTGCGCATCAGCTACGTTCGCGCGTTGACCGGTGCCAGTGGGCCGGTGCGGGCCGAGGGCAAGATTGTTCATCTGGGACGTTCGACGGCGCTGGCCGAGGGGCGGATTTATGATGTGGATGGGCGGTTGTATGCCACCGGATCGACGACTTGCATGATTCTTGAGGCGCGGGGGTAAATCCTCAGCCCGAGTCGCGGCCTTCGCGAGCAAGCCCGCTCCCACATTGGCTTTGTGTACACCGAAGATCCCCTGTGGGAGCGGGCTTGCTCGCGAAGGGGCCAGACCAGACACCATCAATCCCCCCAGACTGCCTTCCGATTCATGACTTGCGGTAAACAGTGCTTTGCCCCACCAGCGGTTTTTCTCAAGGATGCGGGCGCGGATACTCGTGCCCATTCCCACTGCAAACCCTGGAGTCATTGATGTCTATTCCCGCATTCGGTCTTGGTACGTTTCGCTTGCAAGGCCAGGTGGTCATCGATTCGGTCAGCACCGGCCTGGAGCTGGGCTATCGGGTCATCGATACCGCGCAGATCTACGAAAACGAAGCCGAGGTCGGCGAGGCCATCGCGGCCAGTGGCATTGCCCGTGAAGAGCTGTTCATCACCAGCAAGATCTGGGTGGCCAACTTCGCCAAAGACCGCTTGATCGACAGCCTCAAGGAAAGCCTGAGCAAACTGCAAACCGACTACCTGGACCTGACTCTGATCCACTGGCCATCGCCGGAAGACCAGGTGCCCGTCGAAGAATTCATGGGCGCCCTGCTCGAAGCCAAACAGCTCGGTCTGACCCGCCAGATCGGCGTTTCAAACTTCACCGTCGACCTGATGAAACAGGCCATCGCCGCCGTCGGTGCAGAGAACATCGCCACCAACCAGATCGAACTGCACCCGTACCTGCAAAACCGCAAGGTCGTCGAGTTCGCGCAAAGCCAGGGCATCCGGATCACCTCTTACATGACCCTGGCTTACGGTGAAGTGTTGAAAGACCCGGTCATCCAGCAGATCGCCGATCGCCTGCAAGCCACACCGGCACAAGTGACGCTGGCCTGGGCGATGCAATCGGGTTACGCGGTGATTCCTTCGTCGACCAAACGCGCCAACCTGCAAAGCAACCTGAAAGCCTGCGCCCTGACATTGAGCGATGCCGACATGGCGCTGATCGCCGGTCTTGAACGCGGCCAGCGCCTGACCAGCCCCAAAGGCATCGCGCCGCACTGGGATTAAGATTCAACCCTGCGCCAGGCGTTGGTCCAGGCGCGTCATGGCCTGCTGCAACTGATCGACCGCGGCGTCGATCTGTGCAGCATGGCCCTCTGTGCAGGCACGCTCCAGTGCCTCGCAACACTCGATCAGACCGACCGCCCGAACCATCAACGCCCCGCCCTTGATACGGTGCGCAAGCGTGCGAAGCACCTGCTGCTCGCCACTCGCGTGCGCCTCGAGCAGCTCATTCCGATCCATGCGATTGGTCGTGACCACGTCACGCAACAATTGCGTGATCAATTCATCGTCGCCACCGACGTATTGCAGCAGGCCATCCAGATCGATCTCGGGGGTTTCAGAGGCGTCGATAACCGGCACGGGTTCACCTGCAAACCGGGAGGCTAACCACGCACTCAGATCCGGCAGGCCGACCGGTTTGAACAGGCAGTCATCCATGCCCGCTTCCAGGCAGCGGGCCTTCTCATCGGGTTGCGCATTGGCGGTCAACCCCAGAATCAACGTTGGTGGCAATCCTTGCGCACGCTCTTCATCACGTATCGCACCCGTCAATTCATAACCGTCGAGCACCGGCATGTTGCAATCGGTCATGACCACATCGAATTGAGATTCGCGCCACCTCTCGAGTCCTTGCCGCCCCTCCTCCGCGACCATCACGCTGTGCCCCAGATAACCTAACTGCCGGGACATCAACAGACGGTTGGCCGGGTAATCGTCGACCACCAGAATCGTCAGTGGCCGGGTCGCCGCCTGTTCCTCGTTTTCAGGTGACTCACCAGGCGATAACGATTGCAACTCGGGCAGCTCAAGGCTGACGTCGATCTGCGTCCCGTGCCCTAGAACGCTGTCGAGTTGCAACCGGCCGCCCATCATTTCGCACAGGGTACGGCTGATGACCAACCCCAGCCCCGAACCCTGCCGACCTGAATCCGGATTGTTTCCTGCCTGCACGAACGAGCTGAACAGGCGCTGCTGATCAAGTGCGCTGATGCCGATGCCGGTGTCTGCAATGCGTACGCTGACAGCCAGATGCCCCGCCACTCCAGGTTCGACCCGCAGTGTCAGGCTCACTTCACCTTCACGGGTAAATTTGATGGCGTTACTCA
Proteins encoded in this window:
- a CDS encoding mechanosensitive ion channel domain-containing protein, whose translation is MLSLLTNHPLICALILILIDLGLWRLISAGGSNWKLVVRLVIFALFSMLLFNEGLNPLEPAPWADNVPLHLAATGLQIGWWLFGARTLTVLIGAVMMQRVGHTGRLLQDLLGAVIFLIAIIAALAYVLDLPVKGVLATSGALAIIVGLALQSTLSDVFSGIVLNTTKPYQLDDWISIDGTEGRVTDIDWRATRLQTAQGSMAVIPNSLAAKAKIVNFSRPSDIFGVSISLQLSPHARPQTVIDALERAMEGCRYLLNKPAPSVSLKGSSAAGVEYEISGFVVSMDQKRMVRNLLFDLAFRHLQASGVSLLSSVESNAPAALSRPRALLESSAIFSTLRQEEKETFSQHMSLQTFRPGEMILPAGEVSDHLFIIESGVVSVSLSRAGVKFESGRMGPGEVIGEGGILSDTALPADFTAKTPCSLYRIEKDYLKPCLDARHDIGEAMKALLDFRLHKAQSLTQEAPKVVAKKGFLQWLRSRA
- the ycaC gene encoding isochorismate family cysteine hydrolase YcaC, giving the protein MTTSYKRLDKDNAAVLLVDHQAGLLSLVRDIEPDRFKNNVLALADLAKYFKLPTILTTSFETGPNGPLVPELKALFPDAPYIARPGQINAWDNEDFVKAIKATGKKQLIIAGVVTEVCVAFPALSALAEGFEVFVVTDASGTFNELTRQSAWDRMSSSGAQLMTWFGLACELHRDWRNDVEGLGTLFSNHIPDYRNLFTSYNALTDSK
- a CDS encoding isochorismatase family protein, whose product is MSTVNAANFNGQKPTIDPNDSAMLLIDHQSGLFQIVKDMDVPQLRANAIALAKAATLLKMPVITTASVPQGPNGPLIPEIHEAAPHAQYVARKGEINAWDNAEFHAAVKATGKRTLVIAGTLTSVCLAFPSIAAVHEGYKVFAVVDASGNHSKLATDLTIARLAQAGVVPIDIMATLSELQGSWNRPDAEQWAAVYAQAMPHYQLLIESYLKAQQVANEHEVLDSQR
- a CDS encoding pirin family protein, whose translation is MKNIIGIYTSPRTHWVGDGFPVRTLFSYDNLGKHISPFLLLDHAGPAEFTPTTERRGVGQHPHRGFETVTIVYKGELEHRDSTGSGGKIGPGDVQWMTAASGILHEEFHSEGFAKTGGTLEMVQLWVNLPAKDKMADAGYQTILDGDIPSIPLKDKAGSLRLIAGEFDGHTGPARTFTPVDVWDLRLNGGKLLTLDLLEGRNTALVVLRGTVQVNGLELVREGQLALFERNGNQISLEANNDAVVLLLSGEPIDEPIVGHGPFVMNSEQEIHQAFADFQSGRFGQMHG
- a CDS encoding LysR substrate-binding domain-containing protein, with product MVEDLNTLYYFTQVVEHQGFAAAGRALDMPKSKLSRRIAELEERLGVRLLHRTSRHCSLTEIGQAYYQRCLAMRVEAESAAELIERNRSEPQGLVRISCPTALLNTWVGPMLTRYMLKYPLVELFIESTNRRVDLIHEGFDIALRVRFPPLENTDMVMKVLGNSTQCLVGSPAFAERLSSPASPADLSGLPSVHWGAAQREYQWELLGADGASALIRHAPRMVTDDLLALRHAVLAGIGVAHLPSVVVRDDIAAGRLLELVPGWAPKCGIVHAIFPSRRGLLPSVRALIDFLGEEFSHSDIA
- a CDS encoding PaaI family thioesterase, whose product is MQSPNREATLAQWIAQEDAMRARLAGPGSLSMAEVSALSPTEFFNGIGNGELPSPPIGTLMDFIPIEWSAGLFIFQGTPDSRHYNPLGSVHGGYAATLLDSCMGCAIHTQLKKGQGYTTLDLRISYVRALTGASGPVRAEGKIVHLGRSTALAEGRIYDVDGRLYATGSTTCMILEARG
- the dkgB gene encoding 2,5-didehydrogluconate reductase DkgB; this translates as MSIPAFGLGTFRLQGQVVIDSVSTGLELGYRVIDTAQIYENEAEVGEAIAASGIAREELFITSKIWVANFAKDRLIDSLKESLSKLQTDYLDLTLIHWPSPEDQVPVEEFMGALLEAKQLGLTRQIGVSNFTVDLMKQAIAAVGAENIATNQIELHPYLQNRKVVEFAQSQGIRITSYMTLAYGEVLKDPVIQQIADRLQATPAQVTLAWAMQSGYAVIPSSTKRANLQSNLKACALTLSDADMALIAGLERGQRLTSPKGIAPHWD